The bacterium region ATGCACACCACGAAGAAGGCCGTCGAGGAGATCCGCCAGGCCCGCGGCGCCAGCATCGAGCTGATCGACCTGCTGACGATCTCGCCCATGGACACCGAGACGATCTGCGCCTCGGTGCGCAAGACGGGCCGCCTGGCCGTCGTCCAGGAGGCCCCGCTCAGCTTCGGCCCCGCCAGCGAGATCATCGCCACGGTCAACGACCACGCCCTGATGCACCTCGAGGCGCCCGTGAAGCGCGTGTGCGGCTACGACGTCGTCACGCCCTACTTCGGCCGCGAGAACCTCTACATGCCGACCGTCGGGCGCGCCCGCCGCGGCATCGAGGAAGTGCTGGACTTCTAAACGGAGCCTTCGAGGAGGAAGCCGATGTTCGAGTTCAAGCTGCCCGACCTGGGCGAAGGCATCCACGAGGGCGAAGTCCTCAAGTGGCACGTGCAGCCCGGCGACGTCGTCGTCGAGGACGCCCCGCTGGTCGAGGTCGAGACGGACAAGGCGGCCGTGACCATCCCGTCGCCCCGCGGCGGCAAGGTCATCTCGGTCACCGGCGAGATCGGCGACGTGGTGGCGACGGGCCAGGTCATCGCGGTCATCGACGACGGCCAGGGCGCCGCCGCCGCGCCCGCCGCGCCGGTCGCGAAAGCCGCGCCCGCCCACAAGCCGGCCGGCAGCGGCCGCGCCGCG contains the following coding sequences:
- a CDS encoding biotin/lipoyl-containing protein translates to MFEFKLPDLGEGIHEGEVLKWHVQPGDVVVEDAPLVEVETDKAAVTIPSPRGGKVISVTGEIGDVVATGQVIAVIDDGQGAAAAPAAPVAKAAPAHKPAGSGRAA